One genomic window of Halorhabdus sp. CBA1104 includes the following:
- a CDS encoding tyrosine-type recombinase/integrase translates to MTDDPAASIETMRSRLQAREYDISEADRTLLLDLSDQIRLMGASKFSEHRHEFLLMRGLNIAKSVGGLADAMDDREAAEAIVRWINAEQTGSPETNKDYRVTLRTIGRILTDGDDYPDSVAWVPGGYPSNYDPAPDPTEMLGWDEDIQPMLDACLNSRDRALVALAWDLGPRPGELFDLKPGAITDHDYGLQVTLDGKNGRRSPVLVPSVPYVRRWLDDHPGDDDDPLWCKLTSPEAISNNRVRDALKDVADRAGVTKPVTPTNFRKSSASFLASQGVSQAHLEEHHGWTRGSDVAARYISVFDDANEREIARAHGLDVDRDEPDPVGPVVCPRCEQKTPREKDGCVWCGQALSQAAVEKAETQRREAMEAVRDVDAELADAIMTIESRLGDDVSIRSELID, encoded by the coding sequence ATGACCGACGACCCCGCGGCCTCGATCGAGACGATGCGGTCTCGACTCCAGGCCCGCGAGTACGATATCAGCGAGGCCGACCGGACGCTGTTGCTCGATCTCTCCGATCAAATCCGTCTGATGGGTGCGAGTAAGTTCTCTGAGCATCGCCACGAGTTCCTCCTGATGCGCGGCCTCAACATCGCGAAATCCGTCGGCGGGCTCGCCGACGCCATGGACGATCGCGAGGCCGCCGAGGCGATCGTCCGCTGGATCAACGCCGAACAGACTGGCAGTCCCGAGACCAACAAGGACTACCGGGTCACGCTCCGCACGATCGGCCGGATCCTCACCGACGGCGACGACTATCCCGACAGCGTCGCCTGGGTGCCCGGTGGCTACCCGAGCAACTACGATCCCGCCCCGGATCCGACCGAGATGCTCGGCTGGGACGAGGACATCCAGCCGATGCTCGATGCCTGCCTCAACTCCCGCGATCGCGCCCTCGTCGCCCTCGCGTGGGACCTGGGCCCGCGCCCGGGGGAGTTGTTCGACCTGAAACCGGGGGCGATCACGGACCACGACTACGGTCTCCAGGTCACCCTGGACGGCAAGAACGGCCGGCGCTCGCCCGTGTTGGTCCCGTCGGTCCCCTACGTCCGCCGCTGGCTCGACGATCATCCCGGCGACGACGACGATCCGCTGTGGTGCAAACTCACGTCGCCGGAGGCGATCTCGAACAACCGCGTCCGCGATGCATTGAAAGACGTCGCCGATCGGGCTGGCGTCACAAAGCCGGTCACGCCCACCAACTTCCGCAAGTCCTCGGCGAGTTTCCTGGCCAGCCAGGGCGTCAGTCAGGCCCACCTCGAAGAACACCACGGCTGGACGCGTGGCAGCGACGTCGCCGCCCGGTATATCTCGGTCTTCGACGACGCCAACGAGCGCGAGATTGCCCGCGCCCACGGCCTCGACGTCGACCGCGACGAGCCCGATCCCGTCGGTCCGGTGGTCTGTCCGCGCTGTGAGCAAAAGACGCCCCGGGAGAAAGACGGCTGTGTGTGGTGTGGGCAAGCCCTCTCCCAGGCCGCCGTCGAGAAAGCCGAGACCCAGCGCCGGGAGGCCATGGAGGCCGTTCGCGACGTCGACGCGGAGCTGGCCGACGCGATCATGACGATCGAATCCCGGCTGGGCGACGACGTCTCGATCCGGAGCGAGTTGATCGACTGA
- a CDS encoding DUF411 domain-containing protein, with translation MRADDRASETPLSVSGVKQYNSPGCSCCEQYASYLRKNITGDVTDTVPADIAAIKRDHGVPAEVESCHTTLLGDYAVEGHVPVPAIATLLEESPAIDGIALPGMPPGSPGMGGTKSEPFVVEKFVDGETSGRMGTF, from the coding sequence GTGAGAGCCGACGATCGGGCCAGCGAGACACCACTGTCGGTGAGTGGCGTCAAGCAGTACAATTCACCCGGTTGTAGCTGCTGTGAACAGTACGCATCGTACCTCCGTAAGAACATCACCGGTGACGTCACCGATACGGTGCCCGCAGACATCGCCGCGATCAAGCGTGACCACGGTGTACCCGCGGAGGTCGAAAGCTGCCATACGACTCTCCTCGGAGACTACGCCGTGGAGGGACACGTCCCTGTACCAGCCATCGCGACGCTTCTCGAAGAGTCGCCGGCGATCGACGGAATCGCACTCCCAGGGATGCCACCGGGGTCGCCCGGGATGGGCGGGACAAAATCCGAACCGTTCGTCGTCGAGAAATTCGTCGACGGAGAGACAAGCGGACGCATGGGGACATTCTAA
- a CDS encoding riboflavin synthase, giving the protein MFTGIIEDVGTVEAIDRRAEALVVTIHSEEIAPELGDSVAVNGPCLTVVEVDRAAQTFTVEVTPETYRRTTLEGLGPDSPVNLESALALSDELGGHLVTGHVDGTGVVTDLRREEKARIYSIRPPADVLPYLAPKGSVAIDGVSLTVVDVDRTFRVSITDFTEEETLLRETSVGDAVNIEVDVIARYLERLAGSGETGSGDLMEKLASMEGRQ; this is encoded by the coding sequence ATGTTCACGGGTATAATCGAAGATGTCGGCACCGTCGAGGCGATCGATCGACGGGCAGAAGCGTTAGTGGTGACGATTCACAGCGAGGAGATCGCACCCGAACTCGGCGACAGCGTGGCCGTTAACGGTCCGTGCCTGACCGTCGTCGAGGTCGACCGGGCGGCCCAGACGTTCACCGTCGAAGTGACACCCGAGACTTACCGGCGGACGACACTGGAGGGACTCGGCCCGGATAGCCCAGTCAATCTCGAATCAGCCTTGGCGCTGTCGGACGAACTTGGCGGCCACCTCGTGACGGGCCACGTCGACGGCACTGGCGTCGTAACGGATCTCCGCCGCGAAGAGAAAGCCCGGATCTATTCGATCCGGCCCCCAGCAGACGTACTGCCGTACCTGGCCCCGAAAGGGTCGGTCGCTATCGACGGCGTCAGTTTGACCGTCGTCGACGTCGATCGAACCTTTCGGGTCTCGATCACGGACTTCACCGAAGAAGAGACGCTCCTCCGGGAGACCAGCGTCGGCGATGCGGTCAACATCGAAGTCGACGTCATCGCCCGGTATCTCGAACGACTGGCCGGCAGCGGCGAGACCGGCTCTGGTGATCTCATGGAGAAATTAGCATCAATGGAGGGCAGACAGTGA
- the ribB gene encoding 3,4-dihydroxy-2-butanone-4-phosphate synthase has product MSIVDSDRDRSRYDDIDDVIAALEAGEMVLIVDEAGRENEGDLYVPAEAATAEQLNFMLTDGRGLVCAPMAPELTADLGLEQMVPRSQNTEEMGTAFTVSVDAGSTGTGISAYDRAETVQALADPESDPSDFEKPGHVFPLEARADGVLDRAGHTEAAVDLARIAGYRPAGVICEVVDDDGTMAREDRLLAFAEEHDLPIVTVADVVEYRYLNETLVSREVETRLPTEFGEFDLYGYEYRGETHVALANLADIDPATDRPLVRIHSKCLTGDALHSLKCDCGFQLEETMARISEEGGVLLYLDQEGRGIGLLNKLKAYQLQEEGYDTVEANRELGFEPDERRFDAAAQMLHDIGLDRVRLLTNNPRKITALQRFGFDVETDSLEIEPNPENESYLATKAEKLGHQLDVFNTD; this is encoded by the coding sequence GTGAGTATCGTCGATTCCGACCGCGATCGATCCCGCTACGACGACATCGATGACGTGATCGCCGCACTCGAAGCCGGCGAGATGGTCTTGATCGTCGACGAGGCGGGCCGGGAAAACGAGGGTGACCTCTATGTCCCGGCCGAGGCGGCCACCGCCGAACAGCTCAACTTCATGCTCACGGACGGACGCGGGCTGGTCTGTGCGCCGATGGCCCCGGAGCTGACTGCCGACCTCGGGCTCGAACAGATGGTGCCCCGCTCGCAGAACACCGAGGAGATGGGTACCGCCTTCACCGTCTCGGTCGATGCCGGCTCGACGGGCACTGGCATCTCGGCGTACGACCGCGCAGAGACGGTCCAGGCGCTGGCCGATCCCGAGAGCGACCCGTCCGACTTCGAGAAGCCGGGCCACGTGTTCCCCCTGGAAGCCCGAGCCGACGGCGTTCTCGACCGGGCCGGCCACACCGAAGCGGCGGTCGATTTAGCCCGGATCGCCGGCTATCGGCCTGCGGGCGTGATCTGTGAGGTCGTCGACGACGATGGCACGATGGCCCGCGAGGACCGTCTCCTCGCATTCGCCGAGGAACACGATCTGCCGATCGTGACTGTCGCGGACGTCGTCGAGTACCGCTACTTGAACGAGACGTTGGTTTCCCGCGAGGTCGAGACCCGACTCCCCACGGAGTTTGGCGAGTTCGATCTCTACGGCTACGAGTATCGTGGTGAAACCCACGTCGCCTTAGCCAACCTCGCGGATATCGATCCGGCGACTGACCGCCCACTCGTTCGCATCCACTCGAAGTGCCTGACGGGTGATGCGTTGCACTCGCTGAAGTGTGACTGTGGCTTCCAACTCGAGGAGACGATGGCCCGCATCAGCGAGGAGGGTGGCGTCTTGCTGTATCTCGACCAGGAGGGCCGGGGTATCGGCTTGCTGAACAAGCTCAAAGCCTACCAACTCCAGGAAGAGGGCTACGATACTGTCGAGGCCAACCGTGAACTCGGGTTCGAACCCGACGAACGGCGTTTCGATGCCGCTGCTCAGATGCTCCACGATATCGGCCTCGACCGGGTGCGTCTGTTGACGAACAACCCCCGAAAAATCACGGCCTTACAGCGGTTTGGCTTCGACGTCGAGACCGACTCGCTGGAGATCGAGCCCAATCCGGAAAACGAATCGTATCTCGCAACCAAGGCCGAAAAGCTCGGCCATCAACTCGACGTCTTCAACACCGACTAA
- the ribE gene encoding 6,7-dimethyl-8-ribityllumazine synthase, producing MTDYDVTELEGELDASGREFGIVVSRFNDLITGKLLDGALDTLTRHGADEAAIDVARVPGSWEIPLMAKQMAESGEYDAVIALGAVIRGETPHFEYVSNEATKGVAKATLDTDVPITFGVLTTDTTEQAIDRAGVKQGNKGSEAAESAIEMADLLGEF from the coding sequence ATGACAGACTACGACGTGACGGAACTGGAAGGCGAACTGGACGCGAGCGGCCGCGAATTCGGTATCGTGGTCAGCCGCTTCAACGACCTCATTACGGGCAAGCTGCTCGATGGCGCCCTGGATACGCTGACGCGTCACGGGGCCGACGAGGCCGCCATCGACGTGGCCCGTGTCCCGGGCTCGTGGGAAATCCCGTTGATGGCCAAGCAGATGGCCGAAAGCGGCGAGTACGACGCCGTGATAGCCCTGGGCGCGGTCATCCGCGGGGAGACGCCACACTTCGAATACGTCTCTAACGAAGCTACCAAGGGCGTCGCCAAGGCGACCCTGGACACAGACGTCCCGATCACGTTCGGCGTGCTCACGACGGACACGACCGAGCAGGCGATCGATCGGGCGGGCGTCAAGCAGGGCAACAAGGGCAGCGAGGCCGCCGAGAGTGCCATCGAGATGGCCGACTTGCTCGGCGAGTTCTGA
- a CDS encoding metal-dependent transcriptional regulator: MDTAVMEDYLKTIYECEREDGPPVGTSAIADVLSVTAPTATRMLEKLAEEDLIEREKYSGVELTDHGRAIAIETIRHHRLLEAYLVEHLDYEWEEVHDEAERLEHHISEDFEERIAQELDHPPVDPHGEPIPNADLEAPAETDVDPLSACREGDTVVVASVRERDAETLRYLEAEGIVPGRELTIADITPVGTYILECACDSRQLPESTAERIYVRSAGAGEDALGEEVPRL; this comes from the coding sequence ATGGATACGGCTGTCATGGAAGACTATCTCAAGACGATCTACGAGTGCGAACGCGAGGACGGGCCGCCGGTGGGAACCTCGGCAATCGCGGATGTACTCTCCGTGACGGCGCCGACGGCGACGCGAATGTTGGAGAAATTGGCCGAGGAGGACCTGATCGAGCGGGAGAAATACAGCGGCGTCGAGTTGACTGACCACGGGCGGGCGATCGCCATCGAGACGATCCGCCATCACCGGTTGCTGGAGGCCTATCTCGTCGAGCACCTCGATTACGAGTGGGAGGAAGTCCACGACGAGGCCGAGCGGCTCGAACACCACATCAGCGAGGATTTCGAGGAACGCATCGCCCAGGAACTCGACCACCCGCCGGTCGACCCACACGGCGAGCCGATCCCGAACGCGGATCTGGAGGCACCCGCCGAGACCGATGTCGACCCCCTTTCGGCCTGTCGGGAAGGCGACACTGTCGTCGTCGCGAGTGTCCGGGAACGCGACGCCGAGACTCTTCGCTATCTCGAAGCGGAGGGGATCGTGCCCGGCCGAGAATTGACGATCGCCGATATCACGCCCGTCGGGACCTATATCCTCGAATGTGCGTGTGACAGCCGCCAGCTTCCGGAATCGACGGCCGAGCGGATCTACGTGCGTTCGGCTGGCGCCGGCGAGGACGCTCTCGGCGAGGAGGTGCCGAGGCTGTGA
- a CDS encoding TMEM165/GDT1 family protein, with product MSEYLEILVVAFAFQLSVLPGEKVQLIIAGLSTRYHPLVVVSAAGSAFAGWTALEILFGNAIKTALPELYLDAFTVGLFLLFAVLLIRSMPAPDAESVTTDGGVTAMGDLDVSILGVSVPPLLGGWVPIFVMMAAGEFGDKTQLITIDLAAQYGATSAIWVGEMLAIIPISLLNAYVFHRFAHLVNLRKAHLAGAAIFVFFAADTVLAVTVDVSVWETIVEGASSLVLALG from the coding sequence GTGAGCGAGTACCTCGAAATTCTCGTCGTCGCCTTTGCCTTCCAGCTGTCGGTGCTGCCCGGCGAGAAGGTACAGCTCATCATCGCCGGATTGTCGACGCGGTATCACCCGCTCGTCGTCGTCTCGGCGGCCGGCAGTGCCTTTGCCGGCTGGACGGCATTAGAGATCCTCTTCGGGAACGCGATCAAGACTGCCCTCCCGGAACTGTACCTCGACGCGTTCACCGTTGGCCTGTTCCTGTTGTTTGCCGTCCTGTTGATCCGCTCGATGCCGGCACCGGACGCCGAGTCAGTCACGACCGATGGCGGGGTCACTGCGATGGGTGATCTCGACGTGTCGATCCTCGGCGTCAGCGTCCCGCCCCTCCTGGGCGGCTGGGTGCCGATCTTCGTCATGATGGCCGCCGGCGAGTTCGGCGATAAGACCCAGCTTATCACGATCGATCTGGCAGCCCAGTACGGTGCGACCTCGGCCATCTGGGTTGGCGAGATGCTGGCGATCATCCCCATCAGCCTGCTCAACGCCTACGTCTTCCATCGCTTTGCCCACTTGGTAAACCTCAGGAAAGCCCACCTCGCCGGCGCGGCGATTTTCGTGTTCTTCGCCGCCGATACCGTTCTCGCCGTCACGGTCGATGTCTCCGTTTGGGAGACGATCGTCGAGGGGGCCTCCAGTCTCGTCCTCGCGCTCGGCTGA
- a CDS encoding metal-dependent transcriptional regulator has translation MTSTRQTNDGVTLSDHSITRTGGKYLCGLFRCALAGRDRVATGTLATRLDVSRASVTEMIEKFGAGTLVDHEHYRGATLTADGEALARHLQWRRCVTQRFFEGELGLDIDVDRAYHIGFELPVEGLDRLASLVDHGCDRHCQASAASECPQLTISTQ, from the coding sequence ATGACCAGCACTCGACAGACCAACGACGGCGTAACGCTTTCGGACCACTCGATCACGCGGACCGGCGGCAAGTACCTCTGTGGACTGTTTCGGTGTGCGCTGGCCGGTCGCGATCGCGTCGCTACTGGCACGCTCGCGACACGTCTCGACGTCAGTCGCGCAAGCGTTACCGAGATGATCGAGAAATTCGGTGCCGGCACGCTCGTCGATCACGAACACTACCGGGGCGCGACGCTGACGGCGGACGGTGAGGCTTTGGCACGCCATCTCCAGTGGCGTCGTTGCGTCACGCAACGCTTCTTCGAGGGCGAACTCGGCCTCGATATCGACGTCGACCGTGCCTATCACATCGGCTTCGAACTCCCTGTGGAAGGCCTCGACCGCCTGGCGTCGCTGGTCGACCACGGCTGTGACCGGCACTGCCAAGCGAGCGCGGCTTCCGAGTGCCCACAACTGACCATCTCTACTCAGTGA
- a CDS encoding DUF502 domain-containing protein, whose translation MASTWKRDFASGLIVLAPLLVTVVVLVWLYNRLKAVPIRIDPDPFFIFGAEIDLSPEPLGVLLTIVVFVLLVFAVGYLMRTAFGAIVESAIDDLMNRLPGLRVVYNASKMAAETALTGTDELQAPVKLEPWNGMRMTAFLTGKTTEDGREVLFLPTAPNITTGFVIEVEPEQYTKTDERVEEALTRILSAGFGESDEQAAQIDVEELAESDSS comes from the coding sequence ATGGCTTCGACGTGGAAGCGTGATTTCGCCAGCGGCTTGATCGTCTTGGCTCCCTTGCTCGTGACGGTCGTCGTCCTGGTGTGGCTGTACAACCGCTTGAAGGCCGTCCCAATCCGGATCGATCCTGACCCGTTTTTCATCTTCGGTGCCGAGATCGATCTGAGTCCGGAGCCCCTGGGCGTGCTTTTGACGATCGTCGTGTTCGTTTTGCTGGTGTTTGCCGTTGGCTATCTGATGCGAACGGCCTTCGGCGCGATCGTCGAATCGGCGATCGACGATCTGATGAACCGACTGCCGGGGCTTCGCGTCGTCTACAACGCCTCGAAGATGGCAGCCGAGACTGCCTTGACTGGGACTGACGAGTTGCAGGCACCGGTGAAGCTCGAACCGTGGAACGGGATGCGAATGACCGCGTTTTTGACGGGGAAAACGACCGAAGACGGGCGTGAGGTACTGTTCTTACCGACGGCCCCGAACATCACGACTGGCTTCGTCATCGAGGTTGAACCCGAGCAGTATACGAAGACCGACGAGCGCGTCGAGGAAGCACTCACACGGATCCTCTCGGCTGGATTCGGCGAGAGTGACGAACAGGCGGCCCAGATCGACGTCGAAGAACTAGCCGAAAGCGACTCGTCTTGA
- a CDS encoding branched-chain amino acid transaminase produces the protein MSFDDMDVGTIWMDGEFVDWEDAQVHVLTHGLHYGTGVFEGVRCYDTENGPAIFRWDEHLDRLYQSAKPYDMEIPFEKDELTEATIELIDREDLPSCYIRPIAFYGYDMLGLDPGDAPVKVSIAAWPWGTYLGEDALEEGVDVAVSSWRKYASSQMPTNAKTTGTYVNSVLASLEADSNDYTEAILLNKDGQVAEGPGENLFLVRDGEIYTPGLAESNLDGITRRTVIELAKEQGYTVHDDATISRGELYTADELFFSGTAAEVTPIRSVDDVEIGTKGPVTDDIQQTFFDVVESGDREEWFTYV, from the coding sequence ATGAGTTTCGACGACATGGACGTCGGGACGATCTGGATGGACGGGGAATTCGTCGACTGGGAAGACGCCCAGGTGCACGTCCTCACGCACGGTCTGCACTACGGAACCGGCGTCTTCGAAGGGGTCCGGTGTTACGACACCGAGAACGGGCCGGCAATCTTCCGGTGGGACGAGCACCTCGATCGGCTCTATCAGTCGGCAAAGCCCTACGACATGGAGATCCCGTTCGAAAAGGACGAACTCACCGAGGCCACGATCGAGTTGATCGACCGCGAGGATCTCCCGTCGTGTTACATTCGCCCGATCGCTTTCTACGGCTACGACATGCTCGGGCTGGATCCCGGCGACGCGCCGGTCAAGGTGTCGATCGCCGCCTGGCCGTGGGGGACGTATCTGGGTGAAGACGCCCTCGAAGAAGGCGTCGACGTGGCAGTCTCGTCCTGGCGAAAGTACGCCTCCAGCCAGATGCCGACCAACGCCAAGACCACGGGGACGTACGTCAACAGCGTGCTGGCGAGTCTGGAAGCCGACAGCAACGACTACACCGAGGCCATTCTGCTCAACAAGGACGGCCAGGTCGCCGAAGGACCGGGCGAGAACCTGTTTCTGGTCCGGGACGGCGAGATCTACACGCCCGGCCTCGCCGAATCGAACCTCGACGGCATTACACGCCGGACGGTGATCGAGTTGGCCAAAGAGCAGGGTTATACAGTCCACGACGACGCGACGATCTCGCGAGGTGAGCTGTACACAGCCGACGAGCTGTTCTTCTCTGGCACCGCAGCAGAAGTGACGCCGATCCGGAGCGTCGACGACGTCGAAATCGGGACCAAAGGTCCAGTCACCGACGATATCCAGCAGACGTTCTTCGATGTGGTCGAGTCGGGCGACCGCGAGGAGTGGTTCACGTACGTCTAA